The nucleotide sequence CCGGGCGGGTGTTGCCGGGGCGGCGTTGGAGCGATGGGTTGCACCAGGCGATTGAAGCCAAAGAAGGGGTCCCGATTGAGCCGGAAACCCAGACCCTGGCCAGCATTACCTATCAGAATTTGTTTTTGCTGTATCCCAAACTGGCGGGGATGACGGGGACGGCCAAAACCGAGGAGGCGGAATTCAGCAAGATTTACAAGCTAGAGGTGATGGTGATTCCCACCAACCGCCCTAATATCCGCAAGGATTTGCCGGATGTGGTGTACAAGACGGAGAGGGCCAAGTGGTTGGCGGTGGCGGAGGAGTGCGTCCAACAGTACGCTATCGGGCGACCGGTGTTGGTGGGGACTACCAGTGTGGAGAAGTCGGAGCTGTTGTCGGCCCTGTTGCACGAGCGGGGGATTCCCCACAATTTGCTCAACGCTAAGCCGGAGAATGTGGAGCGGGAGGCGGAAATCATTGCCCAGGCGGGGCGCAAAGGGGCGGTGACCATTGCCACCAACATGGCCGGACGGGGGACGGACATCATCCTGGGGGGGAATGCGGAGTACATGGCCCGCTTGAAGATGCGGGAGTACTTCATGCCCCGGTTAGTGCGCCCAGAGGAGGACGATGGATTCCGTGTACTGGCATCGGTTATGGGGGCACGGAGCAGCGGGGGTGTGGGTTTTGGTACGGGCAAGAAGGTGAAGACCTGGAAGGCATCCCCCAATATCTACCCGGCGGAACTGTCCCCAGAAACAGAACGGGCGCTGCGGGCGGCGGTGGATTTTGCTGTGCAGGTGTATGGGGAACAAAGTCTGCCGGAGCTGGAGGCGGAGGAAAAAATCGCCATTGCTTCGGAAAAGGGGCCGACGGATGACCCGGTGATCGCCCGCCTGCGGGAGGTGTACAACCGGATTCGCCAAGAGTACGAGGTCTATACCCAGGCGGAGCATGATGAGGTGGTGAAACTGGGGGGCCTGTATGTCATCGGCACGGAGCGGCACGAGTCCCGGCGGATTGACAACCAGTTGCGGGGGCGGGCGGGCCGGCAAGGGGACCCGGGGATGACCCGCTTTTTCCTAAGTCTGGAGGACAACCTGCTGCGGATTTTCGGCGGGGAACGGGTGGCGGCGTTGATGAATGCGTTTCGGGTGGAGGACGACATGCCCATTGAGTCGCCGTTTCTCACCCGGGCTTTGGAAAACGCTCAAAAGAAGGTGGAGACCTATTACTACGACATCCGCAAGCAGGTGTTTGAATACGATGAGGTGCTCAACAACCAGCGGCGGGCTATCTATGCGGAACGGCGACGGATTTTAGAGGGGCGCGACCTGAAGGAGTTGGTGATCCAGTACGCGGAAAAAACGATTGATGACATCATCGCGGCCTACATCAACCCGGATTTGCCCCCCGACGAATGGAACCTGGCGGGTCTGGTGGACAAGGTCAAGCAATTTGTCTATCTGTTGAGCGACCTGGAGCCAAAGGATTTGGAGAATTTGACGTTGCCGGAAATCCAGGCGTTTTTACACGAGCAGGTGCGCGTTGCCTACGACCTGAAGGAGGCGCAAATCGAGCAAATTCGCCCGGGGTTGATGCGGGAGGCGGAGCGCTTTTTCATCCTGCAGCAGTTGGACAACCTGTGGCGGGAGCACCTGCAACAGATGGATGCGCTGCGGGAGTCGGTGGGGCTGCGGGGTTACGGCCAACAAGACCCCTTGATCGAGTACAAGATTGAGGGGTACGAACTCTTCCAGGACATGATGACCAATATCCGCCGCAATGTGGTCTATGCCCTGTTCCAGTTCCAACCCCAGGTGCAACCGGTGGCGGGATGAGGTAAACTTGCCGATAACTGATCTCAGCGGTTTTGGCTTGACATGGGCAACCGGATTGAGATAAGTTCAGTGACCAGCAAGAGGGAGTTGACTTAATGGGTAATTTAGGCCGGGTCTTTAGTTCTCTGGGTCATGTTTTAAGAGGTGTAAAAGTCCAGGGAGATCAGGGTGAATGGGATGTTAGTGCCCTGCCTTTGATCATGGACATTGGTATGCATGAAGGTAAAGACACGCTTTTTTATCTCCGCAAGGGGTTTAGAGTGGTTGCAGTGGAGGCCAATCCTCAGTTTGTCAAGAATGTTCAATCCAAACTTACGGACTACATTGCTAAGGGTCAGCTGATCATAGAGAACTTAGCAATAGGAGACCGTGAGGGCGAAGTGACTTTTTATGTGAATTTGGACAACGATCAGTGGAGTAGCTTGAAGCGAGAATGGGGAACCAGACAAGGAACGCGTTATCAAGCGGCCCCAGTATCTGTTTGAGAAATACGGAATGCCCTATTACCTGAAGGTGGATATTGAAGGCAGTGATATTGAGGTCGTTCGGGCATTACATGATTTCTCGGAGCGGCCTCGCTATATTTCGATAGAAGAGAATCAGGCATACTACTTTGCTGAGCTGTGGGCAGTTGGATGTCGGTCCTTTAAGCTGGTGAATCAGAGCCATCTTTACAAGGTGAAGTGTCCAACCCCCCCCTGGAGGGTCTGTATGTAGATGCTACGTTTGATAGTGCTAGTTCTGGACCTTTTGGGGAGGAGGCGCCGGGTGAATGGATGAGTTTTGAGGTCGCTTTAGAGACATACTTCACCACTGTGCGCTCCCCCACTAAAGGTTATCTTGCAGGGAACTCCTGGTTTGACATCCACGGGCGTTTCGAGTAACTTGAGACGGTATTGTCGTCGACGGTGAGGATGCCCTATCCTGCTTGTCCCCCCAGCGACGGCGACTGGGAACTGGCCAGCTACGACTATCCCCTGCCCAAGGAATTAATCGCCCAGTCCGCCAGGGTGCCCAGGGACCACGCCCGGTTGCTGGTGGTCTATCGGGATAGCCATCGCCACTGCCAGGTCTATGACTTGCCGGAGTTGTTGCGGCCAGGTGACCTGCTGGTGCTCAACAACACCAAGGTCATTCCGGCGCGACTGATGGGCCGACGACCCGGTGGGGGCCTGACGGAGTTTTTGTTGCTCGAGCCGGGGGAGGGGGAGACCTGGCGGGTGCTGGTGCGTCCCGGACGACGGGTGCGCCTGGGAATGCAGGTGACCTTTCCGGCTCAAGGGGAACCTCAACTGATTGGCGTAGTGCAGGCCCGGGACCCGGAAACCGGCGGACGCTGGGTGACGTTTCAGACGCCCAATGGTGCATTGCTCCAGACAACCCAGCTATTCCCTCTCCTAGAGACCCTGGGCGAAGTCCCCTTGCCCCCCTATATCGAGCAGTTTCAGGGGGACCCGTCCCAGTACCAGACCGTCTATGCCCAGGTGCCCGGTTCGGTGGCCGCCCCAACCGCAGGGTTACATTTCACCCCCGAGCTATTGGAGCGACTCCAGGCGCGGGGCATTGCCCAGGGGATGATTACGTTGCATGTGGGGGTGGGCACCTTTCGCCCGGTCAGCACGTCCGATATCCGGCAGCACCAATTGCATAGCGAGTGGATCGAAGTGCCGGCAGCGACGGTGGCCAAAATTCAACAGACCCAGCAGCAGGGGGGGCGGGTGATAGCCGTGGGAACCACCGTGACGCGGGCTTTGGAGGCGGCAGCCCAGGGAGGCACCCTACAACCTACTACCGGCAAGGCCAGTCTTTATATTTATCCCGGTTACCAGTGGCGCGTCATTGACGGGTTAATGACCAACTTTCACCTACCCCAGTCCAGTTTACTGATGCTGGTGAGCGCCCTGATTGGCCGGCAACGGCTGCTGCAGCTTTACCAGGAGGCCATCCGGGAGCGTTATCGCTTCTATTCCCTAGGGGATGCCATGCTGATCCTCCCCGATATGGCACACTGAAGGAAGCGCTCCTCGGGCAAAGGCGATGCCAACCGTCCTTTCTCCCCTTACCCAGGTCCACAAATTCCTTAGCACCTGGCATGAGAGGGTGCCACTGCTGGACCGTTACCTCTTGCGCCTGTTCATTGGGCCGTTTCTGTTTGGTTTGGGGGCCTTCAGCTCCATTGGCCTGTCGGTGGGGGTGCTGTTTGAAACGGTGCGGCGGGTGGTGGAGTCCGGATTACCCTTGACCATCGCCTTCCAGGTTCTGGCGTTAAAAGCCCCCTATTTCATTGGACTGGCCTTTCCCATGGCGACCTTGCTGGCGACCCTGTTGACCTACAGCCGCCTGAGTGCCAACAGCGAATTGATTGCCCTGCGGGCCTGCGGGGTGCCGGCGCGGCGCTGGGTGGTCCCTGCCCTCATCTTCAGCTTACTCACTACCGGCCTAACGTTTGTGTTTAATGAAGCAGTGGTCCCGGTCACCAACTATCAAGCGACCCTGCTGGTGCGGCAAGCCCTGGACAAGGACCGTCCCCGCATCGACCGCCGTCACATCATCTATCAAGAATTTGACCAGGCCACCGGCAAGGAATTACAGCGGTTATTCTATGCCAGCCGGTTTGACGGGCGCTACATGCGGGGGCTAACAGTATTGGACTTTTCCCAGGAGGGCCTGCAGCAAATCCTGACGGCGGAAACCGGTTTTTGGAACGCCGAACGCCAAGCTTGGGAGTTTCACAACGGCACCATTTACCTGGTGGCCTACGACGCCAGTTACCGCAACATCATCCAGTTCAAAAAGCAAGAAATTACCCTTCCCAAGGCTCCCCTGGAGCTGGCCACCCAGCGGCGTAGCCCAGAGGAAATGAGCTTTTGGGAGGCGCGACGGTACTTGAAAATCCTGGAGAGTAGTGGTAATTTGGCCCAGATTCGCGAGTGGCAGGTGCGGATTCAACAAAAAATTGCCATCCCCTTTATTTGTCTGGTCATGGGCCTGGTGGGCACTGCCCTGGGGAGCTTGCCGCGCCGCAATTCCGGTGGCTGGGCCTTCAGCCTGAGCGTGGTGATTATTTTTATCTACTACTTGCTGATGTTTGTGGGGGATGTCATGAGCCAATCCGGATTGATTGCCCCTGTGGTGGGCGCTTGGTTCCCCAATGTCCTGGGGTTGGCCATGGGCGCCTATCTCCTGCGCAAGGCGGACCGCTAGGCGACACTGGCGAGGGGGTCGGGAATGGTGGCCGATGGCGCCTCAAAACTGCCGGTGAGCACGAACTCCAGCCGCAATTTCAAAAACGTGGCAAAGTCGCGATTGGTGGTGACAATGGCCGCTGCCGGTTGGGGACATTTGGCCTTGACTTCGGCGAACTCCGGGGTTTCCAAAAAGGCCGGACGCCGCACCAAGAAAAAATCAATTTCTTTACCCTCCCGCTGGTAGTATTTCGTGCGCTCCCGGAGTACTTCTTCCAAAGGCTCAATTTCGGTAAGGAATTTCTCGCTGGCCAGAACGTAGTAGTACTGCATGGATGTCCGTCGAATCCTCCTTAGGGCAGTTATTCTAGCATCTCAGGTCTGCTGTTCCGCTCGGGCTTGGCGATAGGCTTTCCAGGGGGCCTGGCCATTGATGGCCAAAATCCCCACCCCCACATCCGGCCAGGGGGAAGGGTAGGCAACGATGATGACCAGATTGGTCAGGGCGTCATTGCGAACCGAAAAAACAGCTGCCAGCGTCAAGCTGCCTCCCGGTGCCGAAAACGCAACAACGACAGGGGCCTAGGCTGGGGCGGCCAAGGTCGGTATAACTTCTGCACCAAGGAGGCCAACGTTGCCAACGCTGGAAACGGCAACAGTCCCGCCAGCCCCAGGGCCAGCCAACTTTGGTAGGGCCATCGCCAACCCAACGCCCCAAACACCAGCAGACTCAACCGAACCAATGGCCCAGGCCACACCTGCCTCCACCAGAAAGTAGGTGCCGTTGAGCAGAGCCACCAGCAGCACCGTCCTCCGCAACGCCTGCGCATCAGCGCCATTCGGGGTGGGCAGTGGGTTCTCCTCCCAATTCGTTCAGCCGCCGGATGAGCTGATACAACCGCCCGTAGTCCCGCTGGTTAAACCGAAACACCAGGCGCGGCAAATGGTCCGTCTCATCGCCAATTTCTTCCGGGAACGCCCCCCGCTGGTACATCACCCCCTCCGTAACGATGTCGGCAAATTCCTCGTTCAACTGGGCCACCACCAGCTCCGGCAAAGGATGGTGTAACCGCAGGACCAACTCATCCCGCACGTACCGGCTGGAGTGATAGACCCGGTAAAACCGGCGGATCGTTTCACAGGCCACCGCCACCGAATCCGTAATCGTATACAGCTCCACATCGTCCGGGCTGATCAGGTGATGGCGCCAGAAATACTCCCGCACAAACCCATCCCAAGCTTTCCAGTAGGTGCCCTCCGGGTGCTCCAGCAGCACGATGGGAATCGGGGGGCAGCGACCGTTCTGGCACAGCGTCAGCGCTTCAAACACCTCATCTTGGGTGCCAAATCCCCCTGGAAAGGCACACACTCCGTCCGTCTCCCGCAGGAAAAACAACTTGCGGGTGAAAAAGTACTTGAAATGGATCAAGCGGGGGCTATCGCTGACAAATTCATTGCTGTTCTGTTCAAAGGGCAACTGGATGTTCAACCCAAAGGAATGCTCCGTGCCGGCCCCCTCGTTGCCCGCCTGCATGATG is from Gloeomargarita sp. SRBZ-1_bins_9 and encodes:
- a CDS encoding LOG family protein, whose product is MTDALPDSLPPDVLAWLAQLDTAKHGKWMRRAVESLLRLSQMPLDRLDWKIIAGAIQDMEQGFRVFQPYRHVRKIAIFGSARLSRDTPDYQLAVQFARCMCDQGFMVMTGAGGGIMQAGNEGAGTEHSFGLNIQLPFEQNSNEFVSDSPRLIHFKYFFTRKLFFLRETDGVCAFPGGFGTQDEVFEALTLCQNGRCPPIPIVLLEHPEGTYWKAWDGFVREYFWRHHLISPDDVELYTITDSVAVACETIRRFYRVYHSSRYVRDELVLRLHHPLPELVVAQLNEEFADIVTEGVMYQRGAFPEEIGDETDHLPRLVFRFNQRDYGRLYQLIRRLNELGGEPTAHPEWR
- the secA gene encoding preprotein translocase subunit SecA, coding for MLKLLLGDPNQRRLNQYKPLVTEINLLEPEMEKLSDEQLRGKTAEFRQRLERGESLDDLLPEAFAVVREAGKRVLGMRHFDVQLLGGIVLHEGQIAEMKTGEGKTLVATLPAYLNALTGKGVHIVTVNDYLARRDAEWMGQLHRFLGLSVGLIQQGMDATERRKNYACDITYATNSEIGFDYLRDNMATSLEEVVQRPFYYCIIDEVDSILIDEARTPLIISGQVADPEEREKKYIKAAWVAAQLKRDEHYEVDEKNRNILLTDEGFLEAERLLGVNDLYDPENPWAHYVFNAIKAKELFIRDVNYIVRNDEVVIVDEFTGRVLPGRRWSDGLHQAIEAKEGVPIEPETQTLASITYQNLFLLYPKLAGMTGTAKTEEAEFSKIYKLEVMVIPTNRPNIRKDLPDVVYKTERAKWLAVAEECVQQYAIGRPVLVGTTSVEKSELLSALLHERGIPHNLLNAKPENVEREAEIIAQAGRKGAVTIATNMAGRGTDIILGGNAEYMARLKMREYFMPRLVRPEEDDGFRVLASVMGARSSGGVGFGTGKKVKTWKASPNIYPAELSPETERALRAAVDFAVQVYGEQSLPELEAEEKIAIASEKGPTDDPVIARLREVYNRIRQEYEVYTQAEHDEVVKLGGLYVIGTERHESRRIDNQLRGRAGRQGDPGMTRFFLSLEDNLLRIFGGERVAALMNAFRVEDDMPIESPFLTRALENAQKKVETYYYDIRKQVFEYDEVLNNQRRAIYAERRRILEGRDLKELVIQYAEKTIDDIIAAYINPDLPPDEWNLAGLVDKVKQFVYLLSDLEPKDLENLTLPEIQAFLHEQVRVAYDLKEAQIEQIRPGLMREAERFFILQQLDNLWREHLQQMDALRESVGLRGYGQQDPLIEYKIEGYELFQDMMTNIRRNVVYALFQFQPQVQPVAG
- a CDS encoding DUF2488 family protein, which encodes MQYYYVLASEKFLTEIEPLEEVLRERTKYYQREGKEIDFFLVRRPAFLETPEFAEVKAKCPQPAAAIVTTNRDFATFLKLRLEFVLTGSFEAPSATIPDPLASVA
- the queA gene encoding tRNA preQ1(34) S-adenosylmethionine ribosyltransferase-isomerase QueA, with protein sequence MPYPACPPSDGDWELASYDYPLPKELIAQSARVPRDHARLLVVYRDSHRHCQVYDLPELLRPGDLLVLNNTKVIPARLMGRRPGGGLTEFLLLEPGEGETWRVLVRPGRRVRLGMQVTFPAQGEPQLIGVVQARDPETGGRWVTFQTPNGALLQTTQLFPLLETLGEVPLPPYIEQFQGDPSQYQTVYAQVPGSVAAPTAGLHFTPELLERLQARGIAQGMITLHVGVGTFRPVSTSDIRQHQLHSEWIEVPAATVAKIQQTQQQGGRVIAVGTTVTRALEAAAQGGTLQPTTGKASLYIYPGYQWRVIDGLMTNFHLPQSSLLMLVSALIGRQRLLQLYQEAIRERYRFYSLGDAMLILPDMAH
- a CDS encoding LptF/LptG family permease, whose protein sequence is MPLLDRYLLRLFIGPFLFGLGAFSSIGLSVGVLFETVRRVVESGLPLTIAFQVLALKAPYFIGLAFPMATLLATLLTYSRLSANSELIALRACGVPARRWVVPALIFSLLTTGLTFVFNEAVVPVTNYQATLLVRQALDKDRPRIDRRHIIYQEFDQATGKELQRLFYASRFDGRYMRGLTVLDFSQEGLQQILTAETGFWNAERQAWEFHNGTIYLVAYDASYRNIIQFKKQEITLPKAPLELATQRRSPEEMSFWEARRYLKILESSGNLAQIREWQVRIQQKIAIPFICLVMGLVGTALGSLPRRNSGGWAFSLSVVIIFIYYLLMFVGDVMSQSGLIAPVVGAWFPNVLGLAMGAYLLRKADR
- a CDS encoding FkbM family methyltransferase, with protein sequence MGNLGRVFSSLGHVLRGVKVQGDQGEWDVSALPLIMDIGMHEGKDTLFYLRKGFRVVAVEANPQFVKNVQSKLTDYIAKGQLIIENLAIGDREGEVTFYVNLDNDQWSSLKREWGTRQGTRYQAAPVSV